A window of the Fodinibius sp. Rm-B-1B1-1 genome harbors these coding sequences:
- a CDS encoding glycosyltransferase, which yields MRSIHFVHSFSKLSETFIYDYVTSLQSQEVDVEVLTFHHLNEQERPFEPVTTVSLPWWNVGRIWNIARDILLGRDTETSAWPVYRKRLTKLFLDKKPDVLHAHFGPMGVLLAPVAKELNIPLIVTFYGYDISEIINQDYWQKAYRDLSEVADYVTVLSEEMKGRALDIGFAEDQVKVVHLGTRVDNITYRSPSYPMTKFLSIGRLAEKKGHLDTLQAFKEVLDRSDRVLQLNIIGDGDLRQELEEYIQRNNLQDHVQLLGRLPHSKVVEQLQKADAFVLNSKTAASGDKEGTPTVLVEAQAAGLPCISTFHSGIPEIIPEENHQFLAEEGNIEQIIANMMKLLEVSEEEVTEVSKLGRKRVEEAFDVAGEAAKFKQLYQELTS from the coding sequence ATGCGTTCTATTCACTTTGTCCATTCGTTCTCGAAGCTTTCCGAGACGTTTATTTATGATTATGTGACCAGCCTTCAAAGTCAGGAGGTGGATGTGGAAGTACTCACGTTTCACCATTTGAATGAGCAAGAGCGTCCTTTTGAGCCGGTGACTACCGTATCGTTGCCATGGTGGAATGTGGGAAGAATCTGGAATATAGCTCGCGATATCCTGTTGGGCAGAGACACAGAAACCTCGGCTTGGCCAGTATATCGTAAAAGGCTAACAAAACTTTTTTTGGATAAAAAGCCGGATGTACTACATGCGCATTTTGGTCCCATGGGGGTACTCTTAGCTCCCGTTGCCAAAGAACTTAATATTCCATTAATCGTCACTTTTTACGGCTATGATATCTCTGAAATTATTAATCAGGATTATTGGCAGAAAGCCTATCGCGACCTTTCTGAAGTAGCGGATTATGTGACGGTTTTATCGGAGGAAATGAAAGGGCGGGCACTTGACATCGGTTTTGCTGAAGATCAGGTAAAAGTCGTTCATTTGGGAACTCGGGTTGATAATATTACATATCGAAGCCCCTCATATCCAATGACCAAGTTTTTGAGTATTGGTCGACTGGCGGAGAAAAAAGGTCATTTGGATACGTTGCAAGCTTTTAAAGAAGTGTTGGATCGAAGTGATCGAGTGCTACAGCTTAATATTATTGGGGATGGGGATTTGCGCCAAGAATTAGAGGAGTATATTCAGCGTAATAATTTACAGGATCACGTTCAATTATTGGGACGGTTGCCGCATTCAAAGGTTGTAGAGCAACTACAAAAAGCAGATGCTTTTGTGTTGAATAGCAAGACGGCTGCCAGTGGAGACAAAGAGGGCACGCCCACGGTATTGGTGGAAGCGCAGGCGGCAGGATTGCCGTGTATTAGCACGTTTCATTCTGGCATCCCAGAGATTATTCCAGAGGAGAATCACCAGTTTTTAGCAGAAGAGGGGAATATAGAGCAGATTATTGCAAATATGATGAAGTTGCTTGAGGTATCGGAAGAAGAGGTCACAGAAGTAAGTAAG
- a CDS encoding lipopolysaccharide biosynthesis protein, which produces MGIIISQSIRNTILSYLGVALGFVITIWMYPNILEPEQYGLTRVLLSLAMVSTQLASLGTQNTIIRYFPLFRDKENKHHGSFFLALAVPLVGMLLLTIILYVFQPEIIQYFIERSALLVDYYWLILPLAFFILFFHVLSAYVRALYDTVMASFLMNVIIRVLAASILILYFFDWITFQQFIIAFVGTYGIIMLWMLAFTLRRFEVNLKPDFQFLRTSLLKNMGNYSLFAFFGGVASILVNNIDIIMLSSLAGLSDTGIYAIAFYIGSAITIPRKSIYQISSPVISDAFKNKNLSLIERVYHQSSLNLIIAGGLVFCGVIANIDNLMNLLPPEYAGGALVIIVIASANVFDMATGVNGAIILNSKYYRFDFYSTLVLIFITVLLNYLLIPVYGILGAAIGTASAIILYNLLKISYVWIRFSMQPFEWKMLHVLGIGGITLLIVFQLPVMGNVYADIVLRSTIITLLYGIPIWMLNISEEINTLINDSLNRIRKMVGF; this is translated from the coding sequence TTGGGAATTATTATCAGCCAGAGCATTCGAAATACGATTCTGTCGTATTTGGGCGTTGCGCTGGGATTTGTCATTACTATATGGATGTATCCCAACATACTGGAGCCTGAACAGTATGGGCTGACTCGCGTGCTGCTTTCGCTGGCAATGGTTTCTACACAGCTGGCCAGCCTGGGGACCCAAAATACAATCATCCGATACTTCCCATTATTCAGAGATAAAGAGAACAAGCATCACGGTTCTTTTTTCCTTGCCCTTGCCGTACCGCTTGTCGGGATGCTGCTGCTAACAATTATCCTCTATGTCTTTCAGCCCGAAATCATCCAGTATTTTATTGAGCGCTCGGCACTGCTTGTAGATTACTACTGGTTAATTCTCCCCCTTGCTTTCTTCATCCTGTTTTTTCACGTGCTTTCGGCATATGTGCGCGCACTGTACGATACGGTAATGGCTTCCTTCCTGATGAATGTGATCATACGTGTTTTGGCAGCAAGTATCCTTATTCTCTACTTTTTTGACTGGATCACCTTCCAGCAGTTCATCATCGCATTTGTAGGCACCTATGGAATCATTATGCTCTGGATGCTTGCCTTTACGCTCAGGCGATTCGAGGTCAATCTAAAACCCGACTTCCAGTTTCTACGTACATCGCTGCTCAAAAATATGGGTAATTACAGTCTCTTTGCTTTCTTTGGGGGCGTAGCTTCTATTTTGGTTAATAATATTGACATCATCATGCTCAGTTCGCTGGCTGGATTGAGCGATACCGGAATTTATGCCATTGCGTTTTATATTGGGTCCGCCATCACCATCCCGCGAAAATCCATTTACCAGATCTCATCTCCCGTCATTTCTGACGCCTTTAAAAACAAGAATTTAAGCCTCATTGAAAGGGTATACCACCAGTCATCGCTCAATCTTATCATTGCGGGCGGACTCGTTTTCTGCGGCGTTATTGCCAACATCGACAACCTGATGAACCTCTTACCGCCCGAATATGCCGGGGGAGCACTGGTTATTATCGTAATCGCCTCGGCCAATGTTTTTGATATGGCAACGGGTGTAAATGGTGCCATCATCTTAAATTCCAAATACTATCGGTTCGATTTCTATTCCACCCTTGTCCTGATTTTCATTACTGTACTCCTCAACTATTTGCTCATTCCTGTTTATGGGATTTTGGGAGCAGCCATCGGCACTGCATCAGCCATTATTCTATATAACCTGCTTAAAATTTCCTACGTATGGATTCGGTTTTCTATGCAACCATTTGAGTGGAAAATGCTTCACGTTTTAGGCATTGGCGGCATAACACTTTTGATCGTTTTTCAACTGCCCGTAATGGGCAACGTTTATGCTGATATTGTGCTACGCTCAACCATCATTACCCTGCTTTATGGAATACCGATTTGGATGTTAAATATATCCGAAGAAATT